In one Arachis duranensis cultivar V14167 chromosome 9, aradu.V14167.gnm2.J7QH, whole genome shotgun sequence genomic region, the following are encoded:
- the LOC107464809 gene encoding uncharacterized protein LOC107464809, whose protein sequence is MSNLGGGCFSPGREIIEAKPRLKKQRSRNIFKVALSKMRGRSEKPKAIQVDDDGSKSNTWRKLVGSMRTLQMQDDAADYYSSAASSPSNPNMVKSPSVDRFESFPNSPLSNFASSSRYSSAVGLNKLVENDESLTEYEQHEKEDITKKHDDDHSDGDDMIDAKAEEFIAEFYLQMKLQKFNKMDPHYRKISQRSLGL, encoded by the coding sequence ATGTCAAATCTAGGTGGTGGATGTTTCTCTCCTGGTCGTGAAATAATTGAAGCTAAGCCTCGCCTTAAGAAGCAACGATCTAGGAACATTTTCAAGGTGGCATTATCAAAGATGAGAGGGCGATCTGAGAAGCCAAAGGCGATTCAAGTTGATGATGATGGATCAAAGAGTAACACGTGGAGGAAGCTTGTGGGGTCAATGAGGACATTGCAAATGCAAGATGATGCTGCGGATTATTATTCTTCGGCAGCAAGCAGCCCTTCAAACCCTAACATGGTGAAATCGCCATCCGTCGACCGATTTGAATCCTTTCCTAATTCTCCTCTCTCAAACTTCGCCTCGAGTAGCCGCTACTCTTCGGCCGTAGGGCTGAACAAGCTTGTAGAAAATGACGAGAGCCTAACCGAGTACGAGCAACACGAAAAAGAAGATATAACCAAGAAGCACGATGATGATCATAGTGATGGTGATGACATGATTGATGCCAAGGCAGAGGAGTTCATTGCTGAGTTTTATCTTCAAATGAAGTtgcaaaaattcaataaaatggACCCTCATTATCGAAAGATTAGTCAGAGATCATTAGGTCTATGA